The following coding sequences lie in one Arachis stenosperma cultivar V10309 chromosome 5, arast.V10309.gnm1.PFL2, whole genome shotgun sequence genomic window:
- the LOC130982443 gene encoding cytochrome P450 81E8-like translates to MSTFFLYLSLITISFLLTLRLLFKSRALKNLPPGPPYLPLIGNLHQLKQPFHRAFYELSQKYGKLFSLWFGSRLVVVVSSQTAAQECFSKNDIVLANRPHFLTGKYIGYNYTTLALAPYGDHWRNLRRIATVEVLSTHRITTFLEIRRDEIMRLVQKLARESSNGFNKVELRSKFSEMTFNTMMRMISGKRYYGEDCDVTDVEEARQFRAIIKELVALGGANNPGDFISVLRWFDFDGLENKLKRLSKRTDSFLQGLIDEHRSRKINTNTMIDHLLTQQQSHPEYYTDQIIKGLILVMLLAGTDTSSVTLEWAMSNLLNHPEIIKKARKEIDREIGQDRLIDEPDVSKLNYLQNIVNETLRLNPAGPLLVPHLSSEDFTLEGYKVPKDTMVLVNAWAIHRDPKVWGDDATQFKPERFEKQGEENKLIAFGIGRRACPGANLAQRTVNLALGLLIQCFEWERTTHEEIDMVEWKGQVVSKKIPLEAICKVRDPFAAKNII, encoded by the exons ATGTCTACCTTCTTCCTATATCTCTCACTCATCACAATCTCCTTCCTTCTCACTTTGAGGCTATTATTCAAATCAAGAGCACTCAAAAACCTTCCTCCAGGTCCACCATATCTTCCCCTAATTGGAAACCTCCACCAACTCAAACAACCATTCCACCGCGCTTTCTATGAGCTGTCACAAAAATATGGCAAACTCTTCTCTCTCTGGTTCGGTTCCCGCCTTGTGGTTGTCGTTTCATCACAAACGGCAGCGCAAGAATGCTTCTCCAAAAACGACATCGTTCTTGCAAACCGTCCTCACTTTCTCACTGGAAAGTACATCGGCTACAACTACACCACCCTGGCGCTTGCCCCTTACGGAGACCACTGGCGCAACCTCCGCCGCATCGCAACGGTCGAAGTTCTCTCGACGCACCGTATCACCACGTTCTTGGAAATCCGAAGAGACGAGATCATGAGGCTCGTGCAGAAGCTGGCTCGGGAATCTTCCAACGGCTTTAACAAAGTGGAGCTCAGATCTAAGTTCTCGGAAATGACCTTCAACACTATGATGAGAATGATTTCTGGAAAAAGATACTACGGCGAAGATTGTGACGTCACTGATGTTGAAGAAGCGAGGCAATTCAGAGCAATAATCAAGGAGTTGGTGGCTTTGGGAGGAGCAAACAACCCTGGAGATTTCATATCAGTTCTTCGGTGGTTCGATTTTGATGGTTTGGAGAACAAGTTAAAGAGGCTTAGTAAGAGAACTGATTCTTTTTTACAAGGGCTCATTGACGAACATCGCAGTCGCAAGATAAACACTAACACCATGATTGATCATCTTTTAACTCAGCAACAGTCGCATCCTGAGTACTATACAGATCAAATCATCAAAGGACTTATTCTG GTTATGTTACTCGCTGGAACAGACACTTCATCTGTGACTTTAGAATGGGCAATGTCTAATTTATTAAATCATCCAGAAATCAtaaagaaagcaagaaaagaaatagaCAGAGAGATTGGACAAGATCGCCTCATAGACGAGCCTGATGTTTCGAAGCTCAATTATCTTCAAAACATAGTGAACGAAACACTTCGATTGAACCCCGCAGGACCATTATTGGTTCCACATCTTTCTTCAGAGGATTTCACCTTAGAGGGATATAAGGTACCGAAAGACACAATGGTATTGGTGAATGCTTGGGCTATTCATAGAGATCCCAAAGTGTGGGGTGACGACGCTACACAATTCAAACCTGAAAGGTTTGAAAAGCAAGGTGAAGAAAACAAGCTAATTGCATTTGGAATAGGAAGAAGAGCTTGTCCAGGAGCGAATTTGGCACAACGCACAGTGAATTTGGCCTTAGGTTTGTTGATTCAGTGTTTTGAATGGGAACGAACAACGCATGAAGAAATTGATATGGTTGAATGGAAAGGACAAGTTGTGTCAAAGAAAATTCCCTTGGAAGCAATCTGTAAAGTGCGTGATCCATTTGCAGCTaagaatattatttaa